The stretch of DNA CGTCTAAGCCCCGCTCATGTGGGGTTCCCGGAAGTCCCGGGCCAGCACGGTTGTCACCTGTACCGCGTGTGGCAAGACTGTCCTTCGCAACGAAGCGCGTGAATACGACAAGTACGGCAACCGCTGGGATCGCGATGGCAAACAGTTCGAACACCTCTGTAAGAAATGCGACACAGACCTCTGCCACCAGCCACGCGGCGGCCTCGAAACTTTGCTCACGGAGTGTGGCGCGGGCGAAGTCTCACAAGATGAGTTCCTCGCACGCTACACCCAGACCGTCAGAGACCGGTACGATTCGCTCGGTGAGCGCTGACCGACCCTCCCTGTTCGGGTCGATACGTCTTTCTGTCCGACTTCCGTAGCCCCGGGTATGACTGACGACGCCCAGGCCTACGCCGGGACGGCCGAGGGACAAGGTCCCGTCGAAATCGACGAAGACCTCGCCCGACACCTCGCGAACAAACGCGAGGAACTCTTCGAGAAGTTCGAGATTCGCGATGCCTTCCCACCGGAAGTCATGGCCGAAGCAGAAGAACGCACCACCGACGTCCAGGAGGAAATCCACGCCGAGGTGGACAATCGGACTGACCTCCGGGACATGCCGACGTGGACCATCGACCCGGTGGACGCCCAGGACTTCGACGACGCCATCAGCATCGAGGAAGGAGAAGAGGAGTACACGCTGTGGGTACACATCGCGGACGTGACCCACTACGTCCACCCCGAGTCGAATATGTGGGAGGAGGCGGTCAAACGCGGGAACACAGTGTACCTGCCCGCGTACACCATCCACATGCTCCCGCCGATGCTCGCAGAGACGGTCTGTTCGCTCGTGCCCAACGAGGAACGCCTCGCTCACACCGTCGAGATGCACATCAGCAAGGAGACACTCTCCTACGAGTCTATCGACATCTACAAATCTGTCATCGAATCCGACGAACGCCTGACCTACTCGCAGGCAGAAAAGCGCCTAGACGACGAAGACGCAGACCTCCACGACGAGATTTCGCTCGTCTTCGAACTCGCAAACCAACTCCACGAACAGCGCAAAGAAGACGGCTCGCTCGTGCTCAACCCGAGCCGTGACCGCGCTCACACCATCATCGAGGAGTGCATGCTGAAGGCGAACAAGGCCGTCACCCACGAACTCATGTGGGGCCGTGGGGTCGAGGCGATGTACCGCGTCCACCCCCAGCCAACTCCCGACGAGTGGGACAAAGCCCTCCAAGAGATCCAAGACCTTGACGGCGTGAAAATCCCCGGCAGCACGTGGGACGACCCGCGCAAGGCCGTGAACGCGACCATCGAAAACGCCCCCGGCCGCCAGCTCAACAAGATTCAGTGGGCCGTGATGAAGGTGATGCCCCGGGCGAAGTACATGAACGACCCGTTCGGCGGCCACCACGCGCTCAATTTCGAGATTTACGGCCACTTCACGAGCCCCATCCGACGGCTCTCAGACCTCATCAACCACTGGATTGTCTACCAGAACGACGTCCCCGAAAATCTCATCGAACTCTGTGACCGCGCTTCCGACCGCCAGAAGGCCGCAGAAACCTGCGAACGCCAATACAAGCAGTTCCTCGAAGAAGTCGGCCTCGACCCCTACGCGGTCAACAGCCGCGGGCTCGTGGTCATCGAGGACGATGACGACGAAGCCGACGAGTCAATAGACGAGTAACCCCACCCGCTTTCTCGCGCTTTCATATGTGAACCTCCGGTTAGTAGGCGCTGCCAGCCGTAGTCTGCGCCATGGCTTGGCACGTCACGGTTCCAACGGAGAGCTACGACACCGCGCGCGACCAGTTCGAGTGGGACCTTCCCGATGACTACAATCTCGCTCACGACCTCGTGAGAAAACACGAAGATAGAGACGCCCCAGCACTGTATCAGGCGTATCCTGACGGACGACGCGAGACCTACTCGTTTGCCGACCTCGACCGGCTGTCGAACCAACTCGCCAACGGCCTCGAAGCTCGCGGCATCGAACGCGGTGACCGCGTCGCCGTCCTCGTCCCACAGAAACCGGAAAACCTGCTCACGCACCTCGCCTGCTGGAAACTCGGCGCAATTTCGCTTCCGCTCTCGAAACTGTTCGGCCCGGACGCCGTCGGCTACCGCCTCCGCGACAGCGAGGCGAAAGCCATCGTCGTAGACGAAAGCGTGCGCGATGTGGTCACGGAGATTCGTGACGACTGCCCCGACCTTGCCCACGTCATCGAAGTCGATAGAGCAGCGGACAGCCCCGAAACGCCGTTCGAAGACGTACTCGCCGGGCAACCAGACACCTTCGACATCGTCGAAACCGACGCCGAAACGCCCGCCATTATTATCTACACGAGCGGTTCGACCGGCCCGCCGAAAGGCGCACTCCACGGCCACGGCGTCTGGGTAGGCCACTGCCCGGCGTTCCAGATGTACTTCGAACTCGACTTAGACGACGCCGTCTGCTGGACACCCGCAGACTGGGCGTGGATTGGCGCGCTCGGTGACCTCGTCTTTCCCGCGTGGCACTACGGCCGTCCCGTCGTTGGCTACCCGATGGGGAAGTTCGATGCAAAGACCGCGTTCTCGCTCATGGCGGAGTTCGGCGTCACCGATTCGTTCCTCCCGCCGACTGCCATCCGCATGCTGATGGATGTTGACTCGCCTGCAGAACAGTACGACCTCTCGCTTACCGCCATCTGTTCGGGTGGCGAACCGCTCACGCCCGAAATTTTAGACTGGGCAGACGCCGAACTCGACGGCGTCGCGGTGAACGAACTCTACGGCCAAACTGAAGCAAATCTGCTCGTCACGAACTGCCGAAAGTGGTTCGACGCGCTCCCCGGAAGCATGGGTAAACCCGTCCCCGGCCACGACGTGGCCATCGTCGACCCCGACACGGGCGCAGAGTGTGCCACGGGCGACATCGGCGAAATCGCGGTGCGTCGAGAGGGCGACCCTGTCGTGTTCAAAGAGTACTGGAACAACCCCGAGAAAACCGAAAAGGCGCGCGTCGGCCCGTGGCACCTCACTGGCGACCTCGGCAAGCGCGACGACGCGGGCTACATCTGGTTCAAATCGCGGGACGATGACCTTATCATGACGAGTGGCTACCGCGTCGGGCCGGGCGAAGTCGAGAGCGCCATCTTGGAACATCCAGCCGTCGCACAGGTCGGAGTCGTCGGCGTCCCGGACGACCGCCGAGGCGAACTCATCAAAGCGTTCGTGCAGGTGACCGACGGGACGGAACCGAGCGACGCGCTTAAAACAGAGATTCAAACGCTCGTCAAACAGAATTTGGCGAAATACGAGTATCCACGCGAACTTGAGTTCGTCACCGAACTTCCGCAGACGACGACGGGGAAAATCCAGCGAAAAACGCTCCGTGAATCGGAGCTTCCGAACTGATTATTCCTGTCCGCTTCCCTGCATCAGTTCTTGAATCGCAGGTTTCTTTTTGAGTTCGTGTGGGTCGCCCGAATCGACCACCTCACCGCGTTCGATGACGACGATGCGGTCTACGATGTCGGGGACGTGCGTCACGTTCGACTCCGCGATGAGCACGGCAATGCCCTGTTCGTTGATGGCTTTGATGTGGGTTTTCAGGTTCTCGACCACAACTGGAGCAAGCCCTTCGAGTGGTTCGTCTAAGATGAGCAAGTCGGGCTTGAGCGCGAGGGCGCGACCAATCGCAGCCATCTTCGCCTGCCCACCAGAGAGGTTCTCGACGTTCGCGTTCGAGCGTTCTTCGAGTTCGGGCAGCACGTCGTACACTTCCTCGATTACGGCGTCTTCGTCGTCGATTCCCCGCGCTTTTCCGGCCGTCCAGATGGGGAGTCGAAGGTTCTCCTCTACGGTCATCCCGGTGAACAGTTTGCGGTCTTCTGGCTGGTAGCCAATCCCGCGTTTCGGGATGAGTTCGGCGCGGAGGTCGGTGAGCTCCTCGCCTGCAAACCGCACCGACCCGCTCTGGAGGTTGGTGAGGCCCATAATTCCCCGGAAGGTGGAGGTCTTACCCGCACCGTTGCGGCCAACGAGGCCGATCGCCTCGCCTTTGTTCACCTCGAAGGAGACGTCGTGGGTCACCTGAAAGCCCTCGACTTCGGCGTTTACGTTTTTGACCGAGAGGAGTGAGTCGCTCATTTCTCCACCCCCAACAGGAGGCGGCGGAGTTCGTCGTCGGTTTCGAGAATTGACGGGTCGCCTTGTCCGTGGATGGCTCCCTGATGGAGTGCCACGACGCGGTCTGCATACCCCTTCACGATGTCCATGTCGTGTTCGATTGTCACCGTCGTCACGCCCTCTTCTTTGCTCACGCTGGCGATGGTCTCGATGACGTACTCCTTCTCGCTGGTCGAAACCCCGGCGGTGGGTTCGTCGAGCAGGAGGTAATCGGGTTCGAGGCCGAAGGACATGCACACGTCGAGCAGTTTGCGCGTGCCGTGGGGCAACTCTGCGGCAACGTGGGCTGCGTGCTCGTCTAAGCCGAACTTGATAAGCAGGTCGTCGACCTTTCGTTCGACCTCGGCGTGTTCGTCGCGGAGGCTGAACATGCTCATCAATTTCTTCTCTTTCGAGAGCACCGCCGTCCGGACGTTTTCGCGGACGGTCATCTCGTCGAACACCTGCACGACCTGGAAACTGCGGACGAGTCCGGCGTGGACTCGGTCTTCGGGAGCCATCCTGGTAATGTCTTTCCCGTCCATGACGACGCTCCCTGAATCGGGCGAGAGCAGGCCAGTCAGGAGATTCACGAGCGTGGTTTTCCCCGCGCCGTTCGGCCCGACGATGAACACGATTTCGCCGTCGTGCCGGCCGAATTCGACGGACACGTCGTTGGTCGCTACGAGACTGCCGAACTGCTTTCTCAAGGTTTTGGCTTCTAGCATCTCACTTCACCCCGAAGACGAGGACTTTGACGTTCTGTACCGACCGGCTTGCGGCGGTGACGAGCGATTCTGTGAACGACGAGAGCCACGACCCGATGACAGCCGGATCGTCTTTGAAACTGCTCGCGGCGTTTCTGACGCGCCCGCCTTTCTTGAGCGACCCCACGATACCCTGTGGGAACCCGAAGACGAGCGCCAGCAACACGAGGCCGGTCAGCGCGTCGAAGTAGTTGGTCAGGTCACGACCCATGTCCTGCAAGAGCACGAGGACGATACCGCCGACGAGCGGCCCGAGCAGGGTCTGATACCCGCCGAGGATGGCCATGAACAGGATGTCCCCCGACCGGAGGAAGTAGAGCACTGGGCCGGGCCTGACGTGTTGTTGCACCATCGCGTAGAGCGCGCCGGCCATCCCGCCGTACACCGCGGAGACGACGAACGCGAGCCAGACGTACCGGCGGACGGGGATGCCGATGAACTGAGCACGGGTGCGGTCTTGGCCAATCGCGTCGAGCGCCGCGCCGAACGGCGAGTTGATGAGTCGCCACATCACGAGCAGCGACACGACGACGAGGACGACGGTGAGGTAGTACATCAGCACCTCGTAGGCGTCCGGCGGGAGCGCCAACCCGAAGATGTCGGGACGCATGTTCGGCCCCGGACGGACGGGGAGGCCGTCGCTCGACCCAAAGAAGGCCTGCCCCTGAACGAGCGCGTAGAGCAACTGCCCAAAGGCGAGCGTCAGCAGCGAGAAGTACAGCCCCGTGTGGCGAAGCGAGAGGTAGCCAATCAGCATCGCCATCAGCGTCGCAAGCAGCATCCCTGCGATGAGTAAGAGGGCGAACTCGGTCACGTTGTACTTCGCGGCGAGCAGCGCCGTCGTGTAGGCTCCCGTCCCGAAGAAGGCGGCGTGCCCGAACGAGACGAGTTGGGTGTGGCGAACGAGCAGGTTGAGGCCAACCGCCGCAAGCCCGAACACGACCCCTTGGTGGAGGACGCTGAGTTGAATCGTGGGCGAGAGCCGCGCGATGTCCGGGAGTGCGAAGAGAAAGAGCAGGCCAACGAGTGCAAGCGCCGTCTGGCGCAACGTGAGTTCGAGCCCGCGCATCACTCTGACCTTGCGCTCGCCGTCGCGCGAGACGAGGCCGGGCAGTCGATTACGCATCCATCTCACCCCACGTGCCAAAGAGGCCGTCCGGCTTCACGAGCAGGATGACGGCCATGATGGCGAACGGTGCGGCGAGTTCGGCTGGCGGGTACTGCCACGTCGCCCACTTGCTCAGAATGCCGACGACGAGTGCGGCGACGAACGCCCCGCGCAGACTCCCGAGGCCGCCAATCACGATAACGACGAAGGAGAGGACGAGTGGGTTTGCGCCCATCTCCAGAGTCGCGTTCGTCGGTGGGAGCGCCATCGCGCCGGCGAAGCCAGCGAAGAATGCGCCGACGGCGAACACGAGCGTGAAGGTCCGGTCGGTGCTCACGCCAATTGCCGTCGCCATCTCGCGGTCGATGGCCGTCGCGCGGATGATGCGGCCGGTTTTCGTCCGGTTGAAGAAGTAAAACAGCCCGACGACGACGACAGCGCCCACCGCGATGATGACCAGATTGTACGTCGGGTAGTTGAGGCCGACGAGTGAGGCGGCGGGAATGCCGTTGATGCCGCTGTAGACGCTCTGCAGCCGGACAGGGGTTGGTCCCCAGCCGAACTTGATGGCGTCTTTGATGATGAGCAACAGTGCGAACGTCAATACGAGTTGGTACACCTCGTTGCGGTCGTAAATCGGTCTCAAGAGAACTGACTCAATGGCTGCGCCAACGGGCACGAGGACAGCGGCGGTGAGCACCGCACCCCCGAGGACGACGGCGACGAACACGGCCTGTGACGCCGCGTCGGTCGGTGGCGGCACCAGCCCGACGACGTAGCCGAGGACGCTCGATGCGACGTAGGCTCCAAGCGCGTACAGTTCGCCGTGGGCGAGGTTCAACACGTCGAGGATGCCGAGGATGATGGTCAGTCCCGACGCGATGAGAAACAGGATGAACCCGTACTGGACGCCGTGGAGCGTGTGTGTGATGAAGTTTGTGAGGACACTCATAGGTCGCTGTTCGTGGTTTGCTGAATTTTCGTCATGAAAGCGGAACTCGGGTTACCAGCTCTCGATCCAGTCGATGGACTTCGTGCCCGGCGGTGGCGACACGTCCGGTGGACTGTACGAGTTGATGTCGTTCAAGACGGGTGCGCCAACGTCGCCCGACCAGCCCATCTCGCCGAAGTACGTCGTCGAGAGGCCCTGGTGGCGCTCGCTCATGACGTGATAGCCGGCGGGCGTGAAGAAGCCGTGGCCTTCGAGGGACATGGCAATCTGCTCTTGGCTTGGCCAGCCACCGAGGAGGTTGACTGCTTTTTCGGTGGCCGTCGCCCACGACGCAACCGCGCCGTAGCCGCTCATGAAGTGGCCACTCGGGATGATGTCCCACTTGCTGCGGGCATCGTCGAGCATCTTCTGGCCGGGACTCCAGCGGGAGGGCTCCGGCTCGCCCCAGTAGTAGTTGCGCGACCCAGAGAACGCCTGTGCCTGCTCGACGATGTCCTGACTCAGGTCATTGACGGCGCTGTAGAGTACCGTCCCGACGAGTTGGGTGTTGTCGAACATGTTGTTCGCGGCGGCCTGATTCATCATGGTCACCACGTCGCCACCCCACTGACTGGAGAACGTCACGTCCGGCTGCTGGTTGTTGATTTCGGTGATGTGGGTGGACATGTCGTCTGCGAGCAGGTCGGGGAAACCTTCATAGACGATTTCCACGTCGGTGAGCTTCTGCAGCGCCGTCGTGTACACCTTCCACTCGTCTTTCCCGAAGGCGTAGTTCGGGTTGATTCCCGCGACGGTGTTTACGTTCTCCGCACCGAGACGGTTGACCGTCTCGCGGGCCGCAGATACGCACTCCATCACGTCGTAGTTCTGGAATCTGAACGAATAGGTCGGGTCTGGAACCGTCTCCTCGTACAGCGTCGTGACCGTCCCGTCGGTCGAGACGTTCACGACGCCCTGGGCTTCGACTTCCGGTGCAAGGGCGGCGTGCCCGCCCGATGAGACCGGCCCAAACGTGACTTCCTTGCCCTCGGAGACGAACTGCGTGTAGTTCTCGACGTAGGCGTCTGCTTCGTGTTTCACATCAAGTTGGATTTCCCGACCGGCAATCCCGCCCGCGGCGTTGATGCGTTCGACGGCGAGTTCCGCGCCGTACTGCGACTGGAGGCCAAGCACGGCCGCCGGGCCTTCGGTGAACGTCTGGAGGCCCGCCTGAATCGGTTCGTCCGGTACGTCGCTTACCTCACCCGAGGTGTCTTGGTTCGTGCCTGCACCGATGAGCGAACTACACCCGGCGAGCGCCGCCGCGAGTGCCGTTCCGCCGACGGCCTTGAGCATGGCCCGTCGGTCCATTCCGTCGTCTGGAGAAGTTTTGTGAGTCATAGCTGTATCATAGTCGTGCGCCTGCAGGGAGGGGGTCTCGAACCACGTCACGGCCTCCCGTGCTGGCCACTGTCACGGACTACTGTTCCTCATAAACCGAAAAATAGCACCGGGTTAATATGTGAACGTGCGCCTCATTCGAGGTCGGCCATCGCCCTGATGACGTTTTCGAGCAGTTTCTGTTGACTGCGCCTGAGATTCTTCGAGACGGCGGTTTTCGAGATGTCAAACTCCGCGGCGAGAGTCGAGAGATTCGCGTCGCGCGGGCTGTTGAAGTAGCCCGCTTCGACCGCCGTTGAAAGCGTCTCACGTTCGACCGTCGAGAGATTGCGACAGCCTTCGAGCAACGAGATTGCCGGGCCAGCGTTTCTGAGCAAGTCGAACAACTCGCCGAGTTCGTAGGTTCGCCGTGAGTCGATGCCGAACTCGTTGTGGCGTTCGAGCTCCGCGAGAAAATCGTCCGCAAGACCGCCGTCATCGACGCCGACGTGCCACGTCTCAGAGCCGTCTTCGATGTGGAACGGGCCGGTGATGTAGGCGTCGTACTCGCGCACCGTCGCCATCGCTTGTGTCTCGCCAATCGTCGTTTTCACTTGCGCGCGGTCGCCTCGCTTCGAGAGCAGTTCGAGGGTGTGCATGTGGTCGTGGTCTGCGAGGGCGTGGAGGCCGTCATCGAGCGTTGACCGGTCCGGTGCTTCGACCAACATCCGAGTTTCTAATTCTTGAGAGCGGTTGTTGAAGTCCCACTGCATGGCGGTAAACGAGACTGGGTGGTCGTCGGTGGTGTCGATGAACGGGCAGTCGTACTGCGTCATATCGAGAGTGAGGTCAATCATGGCCCAAGCCTGTCTGTGCCTACTCACATGGTCATTCGGTATAAATTCCTGTCACAGATTCTGGACAGGTAATTGTCTTGATTGATTCCGCAATAAACGGGTCGAATGCGCCGCTGGGTGGTGTCTCACTGGCCCACGAAAAATGCAAGCAGCGCGGTAGTTCGGCGTTACGAAAACCGCTTTTTCACTTTGCCGAACAGCCCGCCGTCGTCATCGTCGGTGTCGTCGGTCGTGTCTGCTGTGCCGTCTGCCGTGGACGCTTCCTCGGTCGGTGGCTCGGAATCGGTGTCCACCGTCTCCGCTGCGGACGCGTCACCGGCAATCGAGACGGCCTCCTCAATCATCGCACCCGCGTCGTTCACGGCGTCTTTGACCGTGCCGTTTACGAGCGGTTTCCCCTCGAAGCGGTCGGTCTGAACCTTGGTGTCTGCGGCGACGATGACTGCGTCGGCCGCGGCGATATCGTCTGCAGTGAGTTCGTTTTCCGTGCCCATGGCCCCGTTGACCTCGACTTTGATTTCGTGGCCCAGCTCGGGGGCGCTTTGTTCTAAGTTCTCGGCGGCCATCTGGCTGTGTGCGATTCCCGTCGGACAGGCGGTTACGGCGACGAATTTCATTGGTTGAGCAGTTGTGTGATGTCTGAGATAGTCGTTGCGGCCAGCGCGTCGCTGGCGAGTGTGGCGGCGTCTGCGTGCGATGTTGCGGCGACGCCCGCTTTCACATCCGGGATGGTGATGGCACTCATCGATAGCTCGTCTAAGCCGAGGCCGACGAGCAGTTTGAGCAGCGTTGGGTCGCCCGCCATCTCGCCGCACATCCCGACCCAGCAGTCGTGTTCGTGGCCCACCTGTACGATGCGGTGGATGGCCCGAAGCACGGCCGGGTGGCGTGGGTCGTGGAGGTAGGAGATGCGGTCGTTCTCGCGGGAGGTCGCCATCACGTACTGCGTGAGGTCGTTCGTCCCGATGCTGAAGAAGTCCACGCGCGTGGCGAGTTCTTCTGCCATGAACACCGCACTCGGCGTCTCTACCATGACGCCGAACTCGGGGCGCGCCCACTCGACGCCCGCTTCCTCAAGGTCGGCTGCAACCTCGTCTACGGCTTCGAGCGCACGGTCGAGTTCGTCCACGGTCGAGACGAGGGGGAACATGACCGAGAGACCGTCGCCGTGTTCGCTCGCCGCCGCACGCATGAGCGCCCGCAGTTGCGTGCGAAACAGGTCAGCGTCGGAGTCGAGCGACCGGCGGATGCCGCGCTCGCCGAGGAATGGATTTTCTTCGGGCGCTTGGTCGAGATACGGAATCGGTTTGTCCCCACCGATGTCGAGCGTCCGGACGACGACGCGGCCGTCGGGGAACGCAGACAGCGTCTCCGCGATTGCCTCGTACTGCTCGTCTTCGCTTGGGGGCGACTCGCGGTTGAAAAACAGGAACTCGGTGCGAAACAGGCCAATCCCGTCTGCGCCGTGTTCGACCGCGCTCTCGATTTCTGCGGGCGTCCCGACGTTTGCGGCGACTTCGATGGACACGCCGTCGGTGGTCTCGACGGCGTCCGTATGGATCTCAACGTCGCGGCCACTCGCGGCGTCGGCTCTCACGGCCTCGTCGGGGTCAACGATGATCTCGCCTGCGTTGCCGTCAATGACGACTTCCGTTCCTTCCTGAATATCTTCGATG from Haladaptatus sp. ZSTT2 encodes:
- a CDS encoding AMP-binding protein, whose translation is MAWHVTVPTESYDTARDQFEWDLPDDYNLAHDLVRKHEDRDAPALYQAYPDGRRETYSFADLDRLSNQLANGLEARGIERGDRVAVLVPQKPENLLTHLACWKLGAISLPLSKLFGPDAVGYRLRDSEAKAIVVDESVRDVVTEIRDDCPDLAHVIEVDRAADSPETPFEDVLAGQPDTFDIVETDAETPAIIIYTSGSTGPPKGALHGHGVWVGHCPAFQMYFELDLDDAVCWTPADWAWIGALGDLVFPAWHYGRPVVGYPMGKFDAKTAFSLMAEFGVTDSFLPPTAIRMLMDVDSPAEQYDLSLTAICSGGEPLTPEILDWADAELDGVAVNELYGQTEANLLVTNCRKWFDALPGSMGKPVPGHDVAIVDPDTGAECATGDIGEIAVRREGDPVVFKEYWNNPEKTEKARVGPWHLTGDLGKRDDAGYIWFKSRDDDLIMTSGYRVGPGEVESAILEHPAVAQVGVVGVPDDRRGELIKAFVQVTDGTEPSDALKTEIQTLVKQNLAKYEYPRELEFVTELPQTTTGKIQRKTLRESELPN
- a CDS encoding helix-turn-helix domain-containing protein; this translates as MIDLTLDMTQYDCPFIDTTDDHPVSFTAMQWDFNNRSQELETRMLVEAPDRSTLDDGLHALADHDHMHTLELLSKRGDRAQVKTTIGETQAMATVREYDAYITGPFHIEDGSETWHVGVDDGGLADDFLAELERHNEFGIDSRRTYELGELFDLLRNAGPAISLLEGCRNLSTVERETLSTAVEAGYFNSPRDANLSTLAAEFDISKTAVSKNLRRSQQKLLENVIRAMADLE
- the ptsP gene encoding phosphoenolpyruvate--protein phosphotransferase; translated protein: MSRTVTGTGATPLSDVGTVRWYRPDESLPETTDAGTPEEERANFEDAKETAREEIEAERERTRDLVGEDEAGVFDAHLQFLADPQIEASVEDGIDDGLAATAAVREAFADPIAQFESMDGMMAERADDLRDVRNRLVRILAGSERIDLSALPAGTILLAERLTPSDTAQLDPSRVAGFATVEGGRTSHAAIFARSLGIPAVVGAGAGIEDIQEGTEVVIDGNAGEIIVDPDEAVRADAASGRDVEIHTDAVETTDGVSIEVAANVGTPAEIESAVEHGADGIGLFRTEFLFFNRESPPSEDEQYEAIAETLSAFPDGRVVVRTLDIGGDKPIPYLDQAPEENPFLGERGIRRSLDSDADLFRTQLRALMRAAASEHGDGLSVMFPLVSTVDELDRALEAVDEVAADLEEAGVEWARPEFGVMVETPSAVFMAEELATRVDFFSIGTNDLTQYVMATSRENDRISYLHDPRHPAVLRAIHRIVQVGHEHDCWVGMCGEMAGDPTLLKLLVGLGLDELSMSAITIPDVKAGVAATSHADAATLASDALAATTISDITQLLNQ
- a CDS encoding branched-chain amino acid ABC transporter permease, with protein sequence MRNRLPGLVSRDGERKVRVMRGLELTLRQTALALVGLLFLFALPDIARLSPTIQLSVLHQGVVFGLAAVGLNLLVRHTQLVSFGHAAFFGTGAYTTALLAAKYNVTEFALLLIAGMLLATLMAMLIGYLSLRHTGLYFSLLTLAFGQLLYALVQGQAFFGSSDGLPVRPGPNMRPDIFGLALPPDAYEVLMYYLTVVLVVVSLLVMWRLINSPFGAALDAIGQDRTRAQFIGIPVRRYVWLAFVVSAVYGGMAGALYAMVQQHVRPGPVLYFLRSGDILFMAILGGYQTLLGPLVGGIVLVLLQDMGRDLTNYFDALTGLVLLALVFGFPQGIVGSLKKGGRVRNAASSFKDDPAVIGSWLSSFTESLVTAASRSVQNVKVLVFGVK
- a CDS encoding branched-chain amino acid ABC transporter permease, translating into MSVLTNFITHTLHGVQYGFILFLIASGLTIILGILDVLNLAHGELYALGAYVASSVLGYVVGLVPPPTDAASQAVFVAVVLGGAVLTAAVLVPVGAAIESVLLRPIYDRNEVYQLVLTFALLLIIKDAIKFGWGPTPVRLQSVYSGINGIPAASLVGLNYPTYNLVIIAVGAVVVVGLFYFFNRTKTGRIIRATAIDREMATAIGVSTDRTFTLVFAVGAFFAGFAGAMALPPTNATLEMGANPLVLSFVVIVIGGLGSLRGAFVAALVVGILSKWATWQYPPAELAAPFAIMAVILLVKPDGLFGTWGEMDA
- a CDS encoding ABC transporter substrate-binding protein, encoding MLKAVGGTALAAALAGCSSLIGAGTNQDTSGEVSDVPDEPIQAGLQTFTEGPAAVLGLQSQYGAELAVERINAAGGIAGREIQLDVKHEADAYVENYTQFVSEGKEVTFGPVSSGGHAALAPEVEAQGVVNVSTDGTVTTLYEETVPDPTYSFRFQNYDVMECVSAARETVNRLGAENVNTVAGINPNYAFGKDEWKVYTTALQKLTDVEIVYEGFPDLLADDMSTHITEINNQQPDVTFSSQWGGDVVTMMNQAAANNMFDNTQLVGTVLYSAVNDLSQDIVEQAQAFSGSRNYYWGEPEPSRWSPGQKMLDDARSKWDIIPSGHFMSGYGAVASWATATEKAVNLLGGWPSQEQIAMSLEGHGFFTPAGYHVMSERHQGLSTTYFGEMGWSGDVGAPVLNDINSYSPPDVSPPPGTKSIDWIESW
- a CDS encoding ABC transporter ATP-binding protein, giving the protein MLEAKTLRKQFGSLVATNDVSVEFGRHDGEIVFIVGPNGAGKTTLVNLLTGLLSPDSGSVVMDGKDITRMAPEDRVHAGLVRSFQVVQVFDEMTVRENVRTAVLSKEKKLMSMFSLRDEHAEVERKVDDLLIKFGLDEHAAHVAAELPHGTRKLLDVCMSFGLEPDYLLLDEPTAGVSTSEKEYVIETIASVSKEEGVTTVTIEHDMDIVKGYADRVVALHQGAIHGQGDPSILETDDELRRLLLGVEK
- a CDS encoding ABC transporter ATP-binding protein, which encodes MSDSLLSVKNVNAEVEGFQVTHDVSFEVNKGEAIGLVGRNGAGKTSTFRGIMGLTNLQSGSVRFAGEELTDLRAELIPKRGIGYQPEDRKLFTGMTVEENLRLPIWTAGKARGIDDEDAVIEEVYDVLPELEERSNANVENLSGGQAKMAAIGRALALKPDLLILDEPLEGLAPVVVENLKTHIKAINEQGIAVLIAESNVTHVPDIVDRIVVIERGEVVDSGDPHELKKKPAIQELMQGSGQE
- a CDS encoding DUF7562 family protein, producing the protein MWGSRKSRASTVVTCTACGKTVLRNEAREYDKYGNRWDRDGKQFEHLCKKCDTDLCHQPRGGLETLLTECGAGEVSQDEFLARYTQTVRDRYDSLGER
- a CDS encoding PTS fructose transporter subunit IIB; its protein translation is MKFVAVTACPTGIAHSQMAAENLEQSAPELGHEIKVEVNGAMGTENELTADDIAAADAVIVAADTKVQTDRFEGKPLVNGTVKDAVNDAGAMIEEAVSIAGDASAAETVDTDSEPPTEEASTADGTADTTDDTDDDDGGLFGKVKKRFS
- a CDS encoding ribonuclease R family protein is translated as MTDDAQAYAGTAEGQGPVEIDEDLARHLANKREELFEKFEIRDAFPPEVMAEAEERTTDVQEEIHAEVDNRTDLRDMPTWTIDPVDAQDFDDAISIEEGEEEYTLWVHIADVTHYVHPESNMWEEAVKRGNTVYLPAYTIHMLPPMLAETVCSLVPNEERLAHTVEMHISKETLSYESIDIYKSVIESDERLTYSQAEKRLDDEDADLHDEISLVFELANQLHEQRKEDGSLVLNPSRDRAHTIIEECMLKANKAVTHELMWGRGVEAMYRVHPQPTPDEWDKALQEIQDLDGVKIPGSTWDDPRKAVNATIENAPGRQLNKIQWAVMKVMPRAKYMNDPFGGHHALNFEIYGHFTSPIRRLSDLINHWIVYQNDVPENLIELCDRASDRQKAAETCERQYKQFLEEVGLDPYAVNSRGLVVIEDDDDEADESIDE